The DNA window aaaatgacctccagcaggcaacaaatgtgcatgtgtcatgtgtctgctcaaacggtcagaaacagactccatgagggtggtatgagggcccgacgtccacaggtggggggttgtgcttatagcccaacaccgtgcaggacgctTGGCATTTgccaggttcacactgagcacatgtgacagacgtgacagagtttggagacgccgtggagaatgttctggtGCCTGCAACATTcttcagcatgaccggtttggcggtgtgTCAGTCATCGTGTCCGGTGGCATTtatttggggggccgcacagtccTCCAtttgctcaccagaggtagcctgactgccattaggtaccgagatgagatcctcagaccccttgtgagaccatatgctggtgcggttggcccccggttcctcctaatgcaagacaatgctagacctcatgtggctggagtgtgtcagcagttcctgaaagaggaagacattgatgctatggactggcccgcccgttccacagacctgaatccaattgagcacatctgggtcatcatgtctcgctccatccaccaacgccacgttgcaccacagactgtccaggagttggcaaacgctttagtccaggtctgggaggagatccctcaggagaccacccgccacctcatcaggagcatgcccaggcgttgtagggaggtcatacaggaacgtggaggccacacacactactgagcctcattttgacttgttttaaggacattacatcaaagttggatcagcctgtagtgtggttttccactttaattttgagtgtgactccaaaacctccatgggttgataaatttgatttccattgatcatttttgtgtgattttgttgtcagcactttaactatgtaaagaaaaaaatatttaataagaataggatgtgttattttagtgttccctttatttttttgagcagtgtatattttgatttgtttaacactttttcggttactatatgattccatatgtgttatttcatagttttcatgtcttctctattattctataatgtagaaaatagtacaaataaagaaaaacccttgaatgagtaggcgtgtccaaacttttgacaggtactgcaTATATAGTCCAATaatatgaaataaatatatttaaaacaaaagAAACAAGAGATGATGCAAACAACTGTTTTTTGTCTCATGATAGAGAAAATGAACAGAGAGTTATGGTTTTAAAACTGATCTTGTTCAAAGTAAAGAGCTGAGGGATGAGGCTAGAGAAATGtagccactctcaaattcatagctATGGATTGCAAAGACTGACCATCcgtggttaaaactataattttgatatcatgtaTCAAAACAAGTTTGGGtcctgatggggtacaacagttgaactaagctcgtgAGGCATTTTTACGTCTTATTCTTCAAGAataaatgggtacatatcattaatttaagtccaaaaatggattcAACAACTGCAGGTCTATCCTTATGTGTGATGACATCTATTAAACATCAGACTGTGAGACATTAACGTTAAAATGACAGCTATGAACATTTCAGAGGTTTTACATTATACAACTTCACCATTGCAacaatatgttgttgtttttttgtcgaGGCATTCACTGCAATAAAAACAGTCAAAAACAACTTAAGTGGTTTTTAAGGTCAGTCAGGAGAAAACATTTTGGAATCGTAAGCAAAACTGAGCATTCTGCTTAAAGTTCAAAGGTCATTTGGCCCAATAAATACACAGTAACTCCTTGTCAAGTTCTCACTAAAACGATTCAAGTCTAGGAGGTGGTAGCCTTCGATTTCACGAAATTCCCTTCCTTGTTTCCTCTGTTTTGTGCCTACTGAAAGCATTCCGGCATTTCTTCTGTAAGTCTAATTTTAAATTCTCAAGCAGAGGCCACACTGTTTCCAGTAACTCTCTGCCTACAGTATGTATATACCCCAGACACAGCAGCCCCAGCCAGCCCACTCAATATGTGTTATGCTACCACAGCTGACACTACTATTTGTACAATTGGTTTATTACAAAAGGACAAttggtaaatatatattttttggtatATATGGGTGGCGGTGGGCTGGTTCTCTAGGGGCCTGGGGGTCTTGATAGCAGTGGTTGGTGAGAGTTGGATGTCTGGGTGCCTGGGGGTCTGGATGGTGAGAGGTGGATGTCTGGGGGTCTGGATGGTGAGAGGTGGATGTCTGGGGGTCTGGATGGTGAGAGGTGGATGTCTGGGGTCTCGGTGGTGAGAGGTGGATGTCTGGGGGTCTGGATGGTGAGAGGTGGATGTCTGGGGTCTCGGTGGTGAGAGGTGGATGTCTGGGGGTCTGGATGGTGAGGTGGATGTCTGGGGGTCTGGTTGGTGAGGTGGATGTCTGGGGGTCTGGTTGGTGAGAGGTGGATGTCTGGGTGCCTGGGGGTTTGGATGGTGAGAGGTGGATGTCTAGGGGTCTGGTTGGTGAGAGGTGGATGTCTGGGTGTCTGGATGGTGAGAGGTGGATGTCTAGGGGTCCTGGTTGGTGAGAGATGGATGTCCGGGGGTTTGGATGGTGATAGGTGGATGTCTAGGGTCTGGATGGTGAGGTGGATGTCTGGGGGGTTTGGATGGTGAGGTGGATGTCCGGGGTTTGGATGGTGATAGGTGGATGTCTAGGGGTCTGGATGGTGAGAGGTGGATGTCTGGGGGTTTGGATGGTGAGAGGTGGATGTCTGGGGCTCTGGGGGTTTGGATGGTGAGAGGTGGATGTCCGGGGGTCTGATGGTGAGAGGTGGTGTGTGCCTACTCCACCGACCATCGCCATCCAGGCCCTCAAGCCCACAGACCCAAACATCTCATTAAACTCAGTGCCAATACCAGGCTATTTAACATGTAACAGACTCTGTGAGCCAATACCAGGCTTTTAACATGTAACAGACTCTGTGAGCCAATACCAGGCTGTTTAACATGTAATAGACTCTCTGAGCCAATACCAGGCTGTTGGAACATGTAACAGACTCTCTGTGTAACAGGCTGTCTCAGTACTTAACCTGCTTAGGGCCCAGAACTCACTGAGAGCAGGAGGTGACTAGCTGAACACAGGGCTGATGATGAATCTGGGTTATTTTAGGTTCCTGTGGCTGTGGTGAGGTTCAGTAGATTTGAAATGTACTagcactctctctgtttctctctctctgtttctctctctgtttctctctctgtttctctctctgtctctctctctctctctctcttctctctctctctctctctctctctcagcgtctctctctctctctctctctctctctctctctctctctctctctctctgtctctatctcagcgtctctctctctctctctctctctctctgtctctatctcagcgtctctctctctctctctctctctctctctgtctctatctcagcgtctctctctctctctctctctctctgtctctatctcagcgtctctctctctctctctctctctctctctctctctctctctatctcagcgtcttctctctctctctctctcctctctctctctctctctctctctctctctctctctctctctctctctctctctctctctctctctctctctctccctccctctttttctctctgattTTCCTGAGGCCTAAAACCTTTTGATTCGAAGAGGAAGCACACAGAGAACTATtaaatgttaatttattttcaCACTTCATAAATTAGTAAGTAACCACCACATTCAGTGAACCCAATGTTTGGCATGGAgcctttgaccagggcctttgTCCAGGgtctttgaccagggcctttgTCCAGGGCCTGGTCCAGGGTCAGATTAATGCAACATTTGGCTACACAAATTGTTGTCTTGTAATCGTTGTCACAATGTTTTCTTACTGTTGAGCCTGGTGTTCTTATATTAGCTCGAAAATTCTAACTCCATCAGCATTTATCGCCTCATCTGACTTTTTATATGAGACATATACAACTCCTATCCCTCCGTCTGTTAGGGAGGTCTACTCCACACCCTGGCAGGTGGGGACAAAGGCTTACACTCCACAGTATTAACCTCATTGCTTCCATTCAGTATCTAGTTGTCTACTTTCCTGTGTCTTCTCCCAAACCTCCAGCTGAGCATGTAAACATCATCCGTGTCAaagtagtatagtatatagtataaatGCAGGTTGGTTGGGGTCGGCAGGTTGGCTGGGGGTCGGTGGAGGGGAGTTGTGACAGTTTGTTTGGCTCAGCAGAGTATCGGTGGATCTCAGGTTACCACCTCTGTGGATCCATCAGGCCACACACACCTGCTCCTGTCCTTTAAGCAGGTCCAACTGCCTGCTGcttagagaagaggagagatagagaagaagagagaggaaggagagagagagtgacagagagagaagaagagagagagaggaagaagaggagagagagagtgacagagaggagagagaggaagaagaggagagagagagtgacagagagagaagagagagaacgagagggcgacagagagagaagaagagagtgaacgagagagcgacagagagagaagaagagagagaacgagagggcgacagagagagaaagacggaggaACGAGGAAGGAAGAGCACTTCCAAGGTTGGAGTGGCATATGCTCTGAGCAGGCTGGAGAGAGCCAGCGGGGTGGTGTGATGGTTGGTGGAGGGGGCGGCAGGGGGACTCTGCTCTGCTCGTGAACGTTGGGGACTTGGGTGGATCCTCCTCTTCTTACGCAGGCAGCAGCCCCCTAGGGCCCTATAGATAGACTGTGATGCGGCTCTTTAGCTTTCTAACAGATggtttcagacctgggttcaaatattgATTGTTTTTCTTCCAAATTACTTTAAGCGTTTGATTGAGCCTGTCTGAAGCACGAGAAGCACGAAAAAGGGTGGGGTTACCACTTTTGGGActgttccattggttccattgtgctGCAAGTGCTCAATCATGAAGCAGACATATTTGAACAAACATACgtaatactatttgaacccaggtctggggtGGCCACAGCCTTCCTTCATGCTACTGCTGTCACAGGATCAGTTGGCTGCAGACTCAGATTGGAGATTCTCTGGCTCAGGATCAAGCCTTGGGATCGGGAGAGGAGAAGCCCCCTACAAAGACAGGAGCTCTGTGGAAGGCTTTGGTCCTACTGGGATGCTTTACACCTATCCAGGGGGCTTATGGTTACATCTGCTGTatatacaaatacacacataacaagcttgtacgcacacacacacacgaacatacacacactcatacatctacactacaccacactacacgtctctctctctctctctctctctctctctctctctctctctctctctctctctctctctctctcaaacacccAGCATTCCAGTTGTTCTGCTGCTAAGTTTTCTCAGCTACCAGAAATACCAGCTATCCCGAACAGTTGGTGGTGTATGAAAAGAAAGCAAAACATTTACTTCATTTTAAAGGGGTGACAAGCCTGCGATACTGAAATCTTCTGCAGGCCAGggtactatatagtgcactacattttccCTGAACTTTATGGACCCTATATAGGGAAAATGGTAGCTTTGCAGCCCCCAGTCTTTCAGAGGGAGCAACTCCCAGACTCTGGGCCAACATCAATGCTTTCTGCCTTGTGTCtaatccacagagagagagagagagagagagggcagagagagagagagagacagagagacagagagagagagagagagagagagcagaaacagagagagagagagagagagagacacagagagagagagagagagaaacagagagagagagagagaaacagagagagagagagaaacagagagagagagagagagagaaacagagagagagagagagagagaaacagagagagagagagagagagaaacagagagagagagagagagaaacagagagagagagagagagagagaaacagagagagagagagaaacagagagactatagGTTAATTAAGAAATCAAACTTGCTTCCGGAGAGTTGGAAgcctcctctcttcagtctgtcgAGCCCCCTCTGTCAGTAACagtttgacatttcacattactCAGTCCTCAAGCATCTGTTATAAAGTACAACCACAGTGTGAGTCCAGTTAGCTGACAGTAAATGTTGTATTACTAAAGCCTTGTGCCTATCGTTTATGATCAACATTCTCATGTCCGTCGAGCCCCGTCTGTCAGTAACAGTTTGACATTTCACTTCATGCGAAATCACTCAGACCGCAAGCATCTGTTATAAAGTATAACCACAGTGTGAGTCCAGTTAGCTTACTTAGCCATGTGCCTATCGTTTATGGCCAACATTCACATGTTTATAATGGAATTGTTGTGGCTTTTTGTGGGGGGCCAATCATTTAGAACAGTATTGCATAATGATGTAGATCTCAAACTAAGCAGCAGTTGTGGTGTGTTGAATTAAATGACTTATATGTAATTGTGTGGTTGAGAAGGTCAACAAATGTAAACCAGAAGTGCTGGTTGAATGTTTTAAGGGTGACGTTGGTGGGAATTGAGCCCAGGCAGGACTACGTCATCAGGTAGATGAGATGAGGAGCCACTCTGATACACTGACCCGGGTTGGTAGCTCCAGCTGTGTGAGGAGGGCTGGATGTAATGAAGCAATACTGCTTGAATAGAGCCAGAGACACAAAACCATAGTAACAATCAGTCCCAATTaatgtggggagggagggagggagggtaagagagagagagagcgagaaagcgatagagcgagagagagagagagagagttagaacgTCAGAGACACAAATCAATATCCGTGGCCTGAGTGGGAGTACACAGTGGTAGAGACATAGGATCAATAGTTGGATCTCCTGACTACAGTCCAACCGTAATTTTCCTCATGCATTAAAAccagggtcgtattcactaggaaggaaatggagagagatTACCTAAACTTGTCCGCTACAAAAAGTTTGTTATTTTTTTgccgttgcaaaatgttttgctgtgGTGTACATTTATGAATAAGACCCAGGTTTCCCTGAATCAGTTTGATAATGGAACCGGGGTTGAAAACAAGATTTCAGAACCTAGTTTTCATGTGTAACGTATTGTTTCTAGCATTAGAAGGGCTGTAACTTTTTGACCTTTTAATACTGTTTTTGATACCAAGACCAATCGGTTATCCTCTCTAGCTGTTTTCCTCTGATATGATTATATATGCTGATAAAACAGATGTTTATATATGAATTATTCATGTTCTTACTATCTTTTCATTCCATTCATAAATCTTGCATGGGCCTGCTCAGCACAATGACCCTCCAGCGTTTGATGTGTTTGTAAGGGCGGAGAAACAGAGATATCATCGATGACTATCCTTGATTATACATTTATCTCGTATAGCACGGAGAGAGGAAAACAAATCTCCAGTATTTGGTGTAAGACTGAGACTGTTGACCCATTTTTAAACCCAATATCCTGCCTGCATCTCAGTAGTCTGATCTTGAAGTctgttctcctcatctctccatctttatCTGCACTGGTGAGAAAGAGTTGACCTGGTGAAAGAGTTGGCCTGGCGAGAAAGAGTTGGCCTGGCGAGAAAGAGTTGGCCTTGTGAAAAAGAGTTGGCCTGGTGAAAGATTTGGCCTGGTGAGAAAGATTTGGCCTGGTGAAAGAGTTGGCCTGTTGAGGAAGAGTTGGCCTGTTGAGAAAGAGTTGGCCTGTTGAGAAAGAGTTGGCCTGTTGAGAAAGAGTTGGCCTGTTGAGAAAGAGTTGGCCTTGTGAGAAGAGTTGGCCTAGTGAGAAAGAGTTGGCCTGGCGACAAAGTGTTGGCCTGGCGAGAAAGAGTTGGCCTGGCGAGAAGAGTTGGCCTGGTGAGAAAGAGTTGGCCTGGTGAGAAAGAGTTGGCCTGGTGAGAAAGAGTTGGCCTGGTGAGAAAGAGTTGGCCTGGTGAGAAAGAGTTGGCCTGGTGAAAGAGTTGGCCTGGTGAGAATGAGTTGGCCTGGTGAAAGAGTTGACCTGTCGAGGAAGAGTTGGCCTGGTGAGAAATATTTGGCATGGTGAAAGAGTTGGCCTGCTTTCAGAGTTGGCCTGGTGAGAAAGAGTTGGCCTGGTGAGAAAGAGTTGGCCTGGTTAAAGAGTTGGCCTGTTGAGAAAGTGTTGGCCTGGTGAGAAACATTTGGCATGGTGAAAAAGTTGGCCTGCTTTAAGAGTTGGCCTGGTGAGAAAGAGTTGGCCTGGTGAGAAAGAGTTGGCTTGTTGAGAAAGAGTTGGCCTGTTGAGAAGAGTTGGCCTTGTGAGAAAGAGTTGGCCTTGTGAGAAGAGTTGGCCTGGTGAGAAAGAGTTGGCCTGGTGAGAAGAGTTGGCCTGGTGAGAAAGAGTTGGCCTGGTGAGAAAGAGTTGGCCTTGTGAGAAAGAGTTGGCCTGGTGAGAAAGAGTTGGCCTGGTGAGAAAGAGTTGGCCTGGTGAGAAAGAGTTGGCCTGGTGAGAAAGAGTTGGCCTGGTGAGAAGAGTTGGCCTGGTGAGAAAGAGTTGGCCTGGTGAAAGAGTTGGCCTGGTGAGAATGAGTTGGCCTGGTGAAAGAGTTGACCTGTCGAGGAAGAGTTGGCCTGGTGAGAAACATTTGGCATGGTGAAAAAGTTGGCCTGCTTTAAGAGTTGGCCTGGTGAGAAAGAGTTGGCCTGGTTAAAGAGTTGGCCTGGTGAGAAAGAGTTGCCCTGGTGAAAAAGAGTTGGCCTGGTGAAAGCAGATTTCTGGTTAGCATTGTGTTGCTTGTTTTCCAGGACCAGTGTTGCTAGTCGCTGCTCCAActtctccgtcctctctctgtggatgtgtgtcattcagagaaGATTCCTGGTTGACATTGTGTGGCTTGTTTTCAGGGACCAGTGTTGCGAGTCGTTGCTCcaacctctctgtcctctctgtgtatgtgtgttattcATATTTGTGTACAATGGACAACAAAGTAATTCGCTTTGTCTTCTAATGTTGTACAAAACGTTTCCTAATGTTGTACAAAACGTTTCCTAATGTTGTACAAAACGTCTCCTGGTGTTGTACAGGACGTCGCCTCATGTTGTACAGGACGTCTCCTAATGTTCTCTTCTACTCTGGCAGGATGATGAGGTGGTGCTTCAAAGTGTCGCCACCATCCAGAAAGAGAATTCCAAGTTTTGTCTGTCCGTGGAGGACTCGGTAATCGACTATGCTTCCTGGAACCTACATCTGAGGCTAAGGTAAGAGGAGTGTCTCTTAATGCTTGGTACTGATGGTGGCTCTAATTTGAACCGTTTGGTTGCAGGAGGAAAGTCATCTCGCAGCAGGAGAATTTGAAAACCTGAACAAATATGTTAAATAGCCGCCAGGGGTCAGGTGGAagtggtgtttgtttacaatgcAGTACCGTACCTAGTTTGTACCTTAGACTGCAGGTCCACTGGGTGCCTGTTCAGGTAGCctatatacagagccttcagaaagtattcagagccattgactgtttccacattttgttacgttacagccttattctaaaatggattaaattaattaaaacatcctcaacaatctacacacaataccccataaagtacaaagtgaaaacagatttttagaatttatttacaaatgtataaaaaataaaaaacagataccttatttacataagtattcagacccttttgctatgagactcgaaattgagctcaggtgcatcctgtttccattgatcatccttgagatgtttctacaacttgattggagtcaacctgtggtaaaatcaattgattggacatgatttagtaaggcatacacctgtctatataagctcccacagttgatagtgaatgtcagagcaaaaaccaagccatggggtcaaaggaattgtctgtagactccgagacaggattgtgtcaaggcacagatctggggaagggtaccaaaaaatgtctgcagcattgacgttccccaagaacacagtggccaccatcgttcttaaattgaagatgtttggaaccaccaagactcttcctattgCTGGCCatctggccaaactgagaaatcggggagaatggccttggtcaggaggtgaccaagaacctgatggtcactctgacagagatctaAAGTTcatctgtgaagatgggagaatcttccagaaggacaatccaTCTCTTcaacactccaccaattaggcctttatggtagagtggccagacagaagccactcctcaataaaatgcacatgacagctcgcttggagtttgccaacatctgaggaaacctggcaccatccctatggtgaagcatggtggtggcagcatcatgctgttgggatgtttttcaacggcaggtAGTGGGACACTAGTCAGggttgaggcaaagatgaacggagtaaactacaaagagatccttgatgaaaatctgctccataGCGCTGTtacggacctcagactggagcgaaggttcaccttccaagagGAGAaaaaccctaagcacatagccaaaacaacgcaggagtggcttcaggacaagtctctgaatatcttAGAGTGgactggacttgaacccaattgagtatctctggagagacctgaaaatagctattcagcaacactccccatccaacctgacagcgcttgagaggatctgcattgaaggatgggagaaactcccaaaatacaggtgttccaagcttgtagtgtcatacccatgAAGAAGTTATGCTGTAATcacagccaaaggtgcttcaacaaagtactgagtaaagggtctaaatatttatctaaatgtgatatttaagttttcatttctaaaaaatgtttttgctctgtcattatggtgtattgtgtgtagattgagggggaaatgatttaatacattttagaataaggctgaaacgtaatgtggaaaaaggggtctgaataccttccgaagccACTGTATATGTAGTCTCACctgaatactttgtagaagcacctttggcagcgattacagtagtgagtgtttctgggtaagtttctATGAGCTTCACATCTGGATTGTGCGATATTTACCTATTATTCTTTTCTAAATTCTTCGCTCTGTCAAatcggttgttgatcattgctagacaaccatttcaggccttgccatagattttcaagtagatttaaatcaaaactgcaCCTCGTCACTCAAGAAACATTCACTttcttcttggtaaacaactccagtgtgaatgtggccttgtgttgtaggttattgtcctgctgaaaggtaaattcaTCTCCCAGTTTCTGGTGGAAAGCACacagaaccaggttttcctctagaattttgcctgaggttagctccattccatttcttcTATATCCGATAAAACTCCCCCAGTCCTTAataatgacaagcatacccataacaggatgcagccaccactatgcttgaaaatatgagagCGGTACTCAGTAATATATTATATTGATTTTCCCCAAAATAACACgcagttaattgctttgccacccGTTTTTAGCAGTATTACTTAGAGCCTTGTTTCAAACAGGATGGAGCGAGAAATGTAAGATAGCACTGCAGTGGATAGCTACCTTCTTTCACTATTCTTAGCTTTTTTTTGCACATAATATTTCCGGCATCATTTCCTATGACCaaaaacagcttctggacatcagaagaGCGATCACTAATCTCGATTTGAATGAAGACTTCTCCTTCATTGAGTCGGCAGCTGTGGATGTACTGCTCATTCCAGACCAGGCCATAATCCCCGGACTTGAAAACGGAAGAGGCGGTGCAAAAGAGGCTAACTCGGTGAGCAACAAACTGACCTCCGTTCTATTGGGAAAcgtacaatcactggagaataaccGGATGAATACCGctcgagactatcctatcaacgggacctgaaAAACTGTAACATCCTGTGCTTTTCGAGTCAAGCaaacaaggacatggataatatacatctagctGGTTTTAACTATGCGTCAAGACCTTACGGCAGCGGGTAAGGTTAAGGTGGGGGGCGTGGTGTCtcttaacaacagctggtggCGGATCTCTAATGTTGGAGGATGTCTGGAGGTTTTGCTTGCCTGTGTTAGAATACTTCACTTGATGAGCTGAAGAGACTTACTTTTTAagtatatttttcgtagctgtctctttaccaccacaaaccaagaCTGCACTCAACAGGCCATAAGTAAGCAGAGGCACATCCAGAGGCGGTGCACTAGTGTCCTGTGGTTTTCAATGCAGGAAAGTGGGAAATCCGTCTCGTCCTcattttaccagcatgtcactcTATATCACCTTTATTTCAGTCACAGAAATGCACACAAAGCTCTCTCgcactccatttggcaaatctggccatagctccatcctcctgattcttgcttGCAAGCAAAACTCCAACAGGAGTACCAGTGACTCAATACGGAATGGTCAGATGAAGCTACGGGACTGTTTCTCTTGCACCGACTCTAGCACTGCATCTGCGtcatactgtatcttagtcccCTGCTGTACTTCCTGTGTACACCCCACAACTAGTGTGGCGTGCACGATCTCAACATCGTCATCATTAAGTTCGCTGACTACCCGGCGGTGGTGGCCGGATCACTGAAGACAATgaggacagcctatagggaggaggttagagactgGCAGTGTGGTGACAGGACAAACAACCACTTGCTCAGCTTCAGCAAAAcagaggagctgatcatggactacaggaaaggcgACCGCtaccacatcgatggggctgcagtggagcgggtacgagagcttcaagttcctctcaCATCACTAAGAATATCATGacccaacacaacaacacagtcgtgaagagggcacaacaacatttactctcccctcaggaggctgaaaagatttgactgggtcctcagatcctcaaaacgttatacagctgcaccattgagagcatcttgaatggctgcatcaccgctggtatggcaactgcgtGGTGTCCATCAGCAAGGCGCTACAGACGGTAGTGCAa is part of the Oncorhynchus masou masou isolate Uvic2021 unplaced genomic scaffold, UVic_Omas_1.1 unplaced_scaffold_6862, whole genome shotgun sequence genome and encodes:
- the LOC135536947 gene encoding uncharacterized protein LOC135536947; this translates as MAMTSTYHHPNPGHPPHHPNPPDIHLTIQTLDIHLSPSKPPDIHLSPTRTPRHPPLTIQTPRHPPLTNQTPRHPPLTIQTPRHPDIHLSPTRPPDIHLTNQTPRHPPHHPDPQTSTSHHRDPRHPPLTIQTPRHPPLTTETPDIHLSPSRPPDIHLSPSRPPDIHLSPSRPPGTQTSNSHQPLLSRPPGP